Proteins encoded by one window of Hylaeus volcanicus isolate JK05 chromosome 7, UHH_iyHylVolc1.0_haploid, whole genome shotgun sequence:
- the LOC128880003 gene encoding bridge-like lipid transfer protein family member 3B isoform X5 encodes MVSIIKKQLLKHLSRFTKNLSVDKINLSTFKGEGELTNLELDETVLTDLLELPSWLRLTHAWCNKVSFRIQWTKLRSVPIFLTLDEVHIEVETCEDLRNLSSPQGMSSYAGPTKYSFIQKVIDGITVSVNTVSVTFKSPAFIASVQMNRIIVESKSATWQRCDLRSTRLKDPDRGQLLIFKELEWQTVRIEAQSTKDKNLTPLRLLTNQARCRITIKKRISDCFVMGSKLVLILDDLLWVLTDSQLKAALHFIDSLGGLIEKATILERKTKAARKLEVLPEYQAQISQQTRTKNQFNTVISKIFSRYDVVETSYHFLCQRIDLHLCDDPGNGRSSHPDLKDGGALQISLVSFQVDYYPYHLAMAGRKHWAKYRESATPHSQWLQQSLSSFRSQFMDLIDSGRTQHSPLTRSQGNVTVSNTKGSGENLEKGNQAPNANATSHEQKKSQHPSGNPVKNYILEQLAKLMTTCIIIRIDDFTLYKVTTTSRNPIPKEFITAQTRKKHATGERDRFCLPEDVTILHAEFTYYYYPGDITFPLPPPKFYVQLNPIQVNFDVCSCLWFNSFALNLHHSLMNKDTQTIHTSSNFMYFDVKIEAILPRIVFESQQDYPNQKDRPKSLHIQTSRASITNVRSTERSSRADLAQCLNAFQMGQMFFSTEFPNKSSDFHVVTDKFLSHCAATDNIRHPPPNFSSNSVNELIRQLHRELLWTEAKDVWCCNLEPVWGDFFGARAVGQNRPVPFLDAFPLTFWCYISMNSSDSEKSSTADIHGLAYISNLVSVQINHYQYLFLLRLSEILSEMATYLTIDSNKILKVDSDSSLIIGALIPQVEVTFVMPSHTPGKENSGGDLESVMPDSSSIADDIASSSTPWQNNAEQVDFSCRKMIISTGVLTPQSEVSSMLSMDFMHPVNTTQTVTFKQNGGNKNDQQTLANTSIEKQFMGVEERALPTVRYASESTHKHSKGDSSSNTPFIPNNFNAGFSSMKKGFSNFITSIDSALKASPEDGSSDTVSIRSDVSSDSENYVLIDLQDQEKLDAMFAFDNANRITAVEEASEVVEETPDTQSEKSMDSVCKRKDIVSMATFKLSKVEFIQQSCGYSSSIKVQVSNIGNDECSSIPWDEFQVKRKTKFSARSRGWIELPSDSNCRSCVKLRLDHDLKCKSDSYKLSQASQNIINNKVQSSQNQSNVTEQEVDACVINVHNKQSVLDLFEDKLDVKVTNVTMALSMSSITGLTDLIEDEIIPKPIPMQIYLESISLRLNEDRPPNNITSPGPIPIDLNISKLRIVRDTNGVFHVEPVDGLFN; translated from the exons ATGGTGTCAATAATAAAGAAGCAACTATTGAAACATCTGTCGAG gTTTACCAAGAATCTATCggttgataaaataaatttaagtacATTTAAAGGAGAAGGAGAACTAACAAATTTAGAGCTTGACGAAACAGTTTTAACAGATTTATTAGAGTTGCCATCCTGGCTCAGATTAACACATGCTTGGTGcaacaaagtttcatttcgtATACAATGGACCAAACTAAGAAGTGTTCCTATCTTTTTG aCTTTGGATGAAGTCCATATAGAAGTAGAAACATGTGAAGACTTGAGAAATTTATCTTCCCCCCAAGGAATGTCTTCGTACGCAGGCCctacaaaatattcttttatacagAAGGTAATTGACGGTATAACAGTGTCTGTTAATACTGTGTCAGTTACATTCAAAAGTCCTGCATTCATTGCTTCAGTTCag atgAATCGTATTATTGTGGAGTCAAAGTCTGCAACATGGCAACGTTGTGATTTGAGATCAACTAGGTTAAAAGATCCAGATCGTGGACagttacttatttttaaagaactagAATGGCAGACAGTTAGAATAGAAGCACAAAGTACTAAAGATAAGAATCTTACACCGTTACGTTTACTTACAAATCAAGCAAGATGTCGCATTACTATCAAGAAAAGAATATCAG attgttttgttatgggatCAAAACTGGTTCTTATATTAGACGACCTTCTGTGGGTTCTTACAGATTCACAATTGAAGGCAGCACTTCATTTTATCGATTCTTTAGGTGGTCTCATAGAAAAAGCTACAATTTTAGAACGTAAAACTAAAGCTGCCAGGAAGTTGGAG GTATTGCCAGAATATCAAGCACAAATATCTCAACAGACAAGaacgaaaaatcaatttaatactgttatctcaaaaatattttccagatATGATGTTGTCGAAACAtcttatcattttctttgtcAAAGAATTGATTTGCATTTATGCGACGATCCTGGCA ATGGTAGGTCTTCTCATCCTGATTTGAAAGATGGTGGCGCATTGCAAATTTCATTAGTTAGTTTTCAAGTTGATTATTATCCATATCATTTGGCAATGGCTGGTAGGAAACATTGGGCTAAATATAGAGAGAGTGCTACACCTCACAGTCAATGGTTGCAGCAATCGTTGAGTTCGTTTCGAAGTCAGTTTATGGATCTCATTGACTCTGGTAGAACACAGCACTCTCCTTTGACGAGAAGTCAGGGAAATGTTACAG TTAGTAATACAAAAGGTTCGGgagaaaatttggaaaaggGTAATCAAGCTCCGAATGCAAATGCAACCTCGCACGAACAAAAAAAGTCACAACATCCGAGTGGTAATcctgtaaaaaattatattttggaaCAGCTCGCCAAATTGATGACAACATGTATCATAATAAGGATCGATGATTTTACTTTGTATAAAGTAACGACCACATCTCGTAATCCTATACCAAAAGAGTTTATTACAg cTCAGACAAGGAAGAAACATGCAACAG gTGAAAGAGATAGGTTTTGTCTCCCAGAAGATGTAACGATTCTCCATGCtgaatttacatattattattatcctgGAGATATTACATTTCCAT TGCCACCACCAAAATTTTATGTGCAACTCAATCCTATTCAAGTAAACTTCGACGTTTGTTCCTGTTTATGGTTTAATTCTTTTGCATTAAACTTACATCATTCATTAATGAATAAAGATACACAAACAATACATACTTCCAGTAACTTCATGTACTTTGATGTGAAAATTGAAGCTATACTTCCAAGA ATAGTGTTTGAAAGTCAACAGGATTATCCGAATCAAAAAGATAGGCCAAAGTCTTTGCATATTCAAACTTCAAGGGCGTCAATAACAAATGTTCGATCAACGGAAAGATCATCAAGAGCAGATTTGGCACAATGTTTAAATGCTTTTCAAATGGGTCAGATGTTTTTTAGTACggaatttccaaataaatcgAGTGATTTTCACGTTGTAACTGATAAATTCTTATCACATTGTGCAG CTACCGATAATATTCGGCACCCGCCACCTAATTTTAGTAGCAATTCTGTAAACGAATTGATTCGCCAACTACATCGAGAACTTTTATGGACGGAAGCTAAAGATGTATGGTGCTGTAATTTAGAACCAGTATGGGGAGATTTCTTTGGTGCTCGAGCAGTTGGACAAAATCGTCCTGTGCCGTTCCTTGATGCATTTCCTTTAACATTCTGGTGTTACATATCGATGAATTCATCGGATTCTGAAAAATCTTCGACGGCTGATATACATGGTCTTGCATATATAAGCAACTTAGTTAGCGTACAAATAAAtcattatcaatatttatttttattgagattATCAGAAATTTTATCAGAGATGGCGACGTACCTTACtatcgattcgaataaaatattaaaagttgaTTCTGATAGTTCACTTATTATCGGTGCACTAATACCACAAGTAGAAGTAACTTTTGTCATGCCGTCGCATACTCCTGGCAAAGAAAACTCTGGAGGAGATTTGGAATCGGTTATGCCTGATTCATCTAGTATAGCTGACGATATTGCGAGTTCGTCTACTCCATGGCAAAATAACGCAGAACAAGTTGATTTCAGTTgtagaaaaatgattattagCACTGGGGTCCTGACGCCGCAAAGCGAGGTATCATCGATGTTATCCATGGATTTCATGCATCCTGTTAATACAACTCAAACTGTTACATTTAAACAGAATGGTGGGAATAAAAACGATCAACAAACGTTAGCAAACACGAGCATCGAGAAACAGTTTATGGGCGTAGAAGAAAGGGCCTTACCAACTGTGCGATACGCATCCGAATCTACGCATAAACATAGCAAAGGAGATTCATCCTCGAATACACCAtttattccaaataatttcaatgctGGATTTTCTTCTATGAAAAAGGGATTCAGTAATTTTATAACATCGATAGATTCAGCTTTAAAGGCTTCTCCGGAAGATGGTAGCAGCGATACAGTATCTATAAGGAGTGATGTTAGTTCTGATAGTGAGAATTATGTGTTAATTGATCTTCAAGATCAAGAGAAATTGGATGCAATGTTTGCTTTTGATAATGCAAATAGAATAACAGCGGTAGAAGAAGCTAGCGAAGTAGTTGAAGAAACTCCTGATACTCAAAGTGAGAAATCTATGGACAGTGTGTGCAAACGAAAAGATATT GTATCTATGGCAACATTTAAATTATCCAAAGTTGAATTTATTCAACAATCTTGTGGATATTCATCTTCAATCAAAGTCCAAGTTTCAAATATTGGTAATGATGAATGTTCGTCTATTCCATGGGATGAATTTCAG GTCAAAAGGAAG ACAAAATTCAGTGCACGATCTAGAGGTTGGATTGAATTACCTTCCGATTCGAACTGTAGATCATGCGTTAAACTACGTTTGGATCATGATTTGAAATGCAAGTCAGATTCTTATAAACTGTCACAAGCAAGCCAAAACATAATTAACAACAAAGTGCAATCATCCCAGAATCAAAGTAATGTTACCGAGCAAGAAGTAGATGCTTGCGTTATCAATGTGCACAATAAACAAAGTGTACTGGATTTATTTGAAGATAAATTAGATGTTAAAGTTACTAATGTAACAATGGCCTTGTCAATGAGTTCAATCACTGGACTTACAGACTTGATCGAAGATGAAATTATACCAAAGCCAATACCAATGCAG